One window of the Eucalyptus grandis isolate ANBG69807.140 chromosome 8, ASM1654582v1, whole genome shotgun sequence genome contains the following:
- the LOC104415709 gene encoding LOW QUALITY PROTEIN: lysine histidine transporter-like 2 (The sequence of the model RefSeq protein was modified relative to this genomic sequence to represent the inferred CDS: inserted 1 base in 1 codon) — protein sequence MAQHQPRKDEIDEKAINDWLPITSSRKAKWWYSTFHNVTAMVGAGVLSLPYSLAALGWGPGVTVLIISWVVTLYTLWQMVEMHEMVPGKRFDRYHELGQHAFGEKLGLWIVVPQQLIVEVGVCIVYMITGGKSMKKIHDSLCTGCKPIKTSYFIIIFASIHFVLSHLPNFNSISVVSLAAAVMSLSYSTIAWTASLHRECNXDVDYSYKGKDQQTVMFNFFSALGDVAFAYAGHNVVLEIQATIPSTPEKPSKKPMWLGVVFAYIVVAICYFPVALVGYYVFGNSVDDNILITLEKPKWLIAAANLFVVIHVIGSYQIYAMPVFDMMETFLVRKLRFKPRFTLRFITRTLYVAFTMIVGICIPFFGSLLGFFGGLALAPTTYFLPCIMWLCVYKPRTFSLSWFANWICIILGVTLVILGPIGGLRNIIISSKDYKFFS from the exons ATGGCCCAACACCAGCCACGGAAGGATGAGATCGATGAGAAGGCGATCAATGATTGGCTTCCGATCACATCCTCCCGGAAAGCCAAGTGGTGGTACTCAACCTTCCACAATGTCACCGCCATGGTTGGTGCCGGGGTCCTCAGCTTGCCTTATTCTCTGGCTGCGCTTGGATG GGGACCCGGTGTGACTGTGCTCATCATTTCATGGGTTGTCACCCTGTACACTCTGTGGCAGATGGTGGAGATGCACGAGATGGTGCCGGGTAAGAGGTTCGACAGGTACCACGAGCTGGGCCAACACGCCTTTGGCGAGAAGCTGGGCCTGTGGATTGTGGTCCCCCAGCAGCTAATTGTTGAAGTTGGGGTCTGCATCGTGTACATGATCACCGGTGGCAAGTCCATGAAGAAGATCCATGACTCGCTCTGCACCGGTTGCAAGCCCATCAAGACCTCCTACTTCATCATTATCTTTGCCTCCATCCACTTTGTCCTCTCCCACCTCCCCAACTTCAACTCCATCTCTGTTGTCTCCTTGGCGGCTGCAGTCATGTCCCTCAg CTACTCCACCATTGCCTGGACAGCATCTCTGCACAGGGAGTGCA CAGATGTGGACTATTCGTACAAGGGCAAAGATCAACAAACTGTAATGTTCAACTTCTTCAGCGCGCTGGGAGATGTGGCCTTTGCTTATGCCGGCCACAACGTGGTGCTGGAGATCCAGGCCACCATTCCCTCCACCCCAGAGAAGCCCTCGAAGAAGCCCATGTGGTTAGGCGTGGTGTTTGCGTACATCGTTGTGGCCATCTGCTACTTCCCTGTGGCTCTCGTCGGCTACTACGTGTTTGGCAACTCCGTCGATGACAACATCCTCATCACTCTCGAAAAGCCCAAGTGGCTCATTGCTGCTGCTAACTTGTTTGTGGTCATCCACGTCATTGGTAGCTACCAG ATCTATGCGATGCCGGTTTTCGACATGATGGAGACCTTTCTCGTCAGGAAATTGCGCTTCAAGCCTCGCTTCACTCTCCGTTTCATCACACGTACACTTTATGTCG CATTCACAATGATCGTCGGCATCTGCATCCCCTTCTTCGGTAGTCTCCTCGGGTTCTTTGGAGGGCTTGCTCTTGCTCCAACAACGTACTTC CTTCCGTGCATCATGTGGCTTTGCGTCTACAAACCAAGGACATTCAGCTTATCATGGTTCGCCAACTGG ATTTGCATCATCCTTGGTGTAACGCTGGTGATTCTCGGACCGATTGGTGGCCTAAGGAATATCATCATTTCGTCAAAAGATTACAAGTTCTTCTCGTGA
- the LOC120287707 gene encoding LOW QUALITY PROTEIN: ankyrin repeat and sterile alpha motif domain-containing protein 1B-like (The sequence of the model RefSeq protein was modified relative to this genomic sequence to represent the inferred CDS: inserted 1 base in 1 codon) translates to MPPDYFPLRWESTGDQWWYASPIDWAAANGLYDVVRELLHLDSNLLIKLTXLRRIRRLETVWDDDTAGQFDDVARCRAAVARRLLLDCEPRKGKGENSLVRAGYGGWLVYTAASAGDLEFVKELLGRDPFLVFGEGEYGVSDVLFAAARSKNCEVFRFLLDCAVSPRNGLTGGGEGDGDRGFRREIMNRAVHAAARGGNVEILRELLQGCSDVLEYRDLQGSTVLHSASGRGRVEVVKDLIASYDIINSTDNHGNTALHVAAYRGHLSVVEVLILASPSLASVTNSYGDTFLHLAVAGFRSPGFRRVDCQIELMKQLLGGKIINIEDIINVRNNDGRTALHMAVTENIQTSLVELLLTVQAVNLNVRDSDGMTPLDLLKQWPESTSSDILIKQLISAGGITNCQDREVRNVLASHLREQGLVHSPGTSFRIPDGEILLYAEVDSACGSRLNSGLLEYASCLSEMSDGDSGNLSENKMASPINRSARRLKFLFGWAGKKERNAIKVEFRDDNDNDSFESVKAGGNLKDHPISLRQRYSKQASLPNNKRTYSLGTDFPSPSTRKKYTTGLMHGVLQAKPQFWQADSGPSSYSGSSVSSPISVDGRQNSDVLRASGSIEPLNNGRTLGRDQIKTSFNRKLMNQYFCFGAQRLATEDSIESAPEYRAYEQALMV, encoded by the exons ATGCCGCCGGACTACTTCCCTCTGCGGTGGGAGAGCACCGGCGACCAGTGGTGGTACGCGTCGCCCATCGACTGGGCGGCGGCCAACGGCCTCTACGACGTGGTCAGGGAGCTGCTCCACCTGGACTCCAACCTCCTCATCAAGCTCA TCCTGCGCCGCATCCGCCGCCTCGAGACCGTGTGGGACGACGACACGGCGGGGCAGTTCGACGACGTGGCCCGGTGCCGCGCCGCCGTGGCGCGCCGGCTCCTCCTCGACTGCGAGCCGCGGAAGGGCAAGGGCGAGAACTCGCTCGTCCGCGCCGGCTACGGCGGGTGGCTCGTGTACACGGCCGCCTCGGCGGGCGACCTCGAGTTCGTGAAGGAGCTGCTGGGGAGAGACCCTTTTCTGGTGTTTGGAGAGGGGGAGTATGGGGTGAGTGATGTGTTGTTTGCTGCTGCTAGGAGCAAGAATTGTGAAGTTTTCAGGTTCTTGCTTGACTGTGCGGTTTCGCCGAGGAACGGGTTGACTGGTGGTGGTGAAGGTGATGGGGACAGAGGTTTTCGGAGGGAGATTATGAACAGAGCTGTTCATGCAGCTGCAAGGGGAGGGAATGTGGAGATTCTGAGGGAGCTGCTCCAGGGTTGTTCTGATGTTTTAGAATACAGAGATTTGCAGGGCTCCACTGTGTTGCATAGTGCATCTGGAAGAGGGCGAGTTGAG GTTGTTAAGGATCTAATAGCATCCTATGATATCATTAACTCAACAGATAATCATGGCAACACAGCGTTACATGTGGCTGCTTACCGGGGTCATTTAAGTGTAGTGGAGGTCCTCATTCTTGCATCTCCCTCTCTAGCCTCGGTGACAAACAGCTATGGCGATACTTTCCTTCATCTTGCTGTGGCAGGTTTCAGAAGCCCTGGATTCCGAAGAGTTGATTGTCAGATCGAGCTTATGAAGCAGTTGTTAGGTGGAAAGATCATAAATATTGAAGACATCATCAATGTGAGAAACAACGATGGAAGGACTGCCCTCCACATGGCTGTAACTGAGAATATCCAGACGAGTCTCGTGGAACTGCTGCTGACTGTCCAGGCAGTCAATTTGAATGTCCGTGATTCTGACGGAATGACTCCACTAGATCTTCTCAAGCAATGGCCCGAATCAACATCTTCTGACATTCTAATAAAGCAGTTGATTTCTGCCGGGGGGATCACCAATTGTCAAGACCGCGAAGTTAGAAACGTGCTTGCTTCTCATCTTAGAGAGCAGGGCCTAGTGCATAGCCCGGGAACTTCATTCAGGATTCCCGACGGAGAGATTCTTTTGTATGCTGAGGTCGATAGTGCATGTGGGTCCCGTCTCAATTCGGGCCTTCTGGAGTATGCCAGCTGCTTGAGTGAAATGAGTGATGGAGATTCTGGTAACTTGTCTGAAAATAAGATGGCAAGTCCAATAAATCGTAGTGCAAGACGCCTGAAGTTTCTCTTTGGTTGGgctggaaagaaagaaagaaatgccaTTAAGGTGGAGTTTAGAGATGACAACGACAACGATTCTTTTGAGTCTGTCAAAGCAGGTGGTAATTTGAAGGATCATCCAATCTCACTCAGACAACGGTATTCGAAACAAGCATCCCTTCCAAACAATAAGAGGACTTACTCTTTGGGGACTGATTTTCCAAGTCCTTCCACGAGAAAGAAGTATACCACGGGCCTTATGCATGGTGTGCTTCAGGCGAAGCCACAATTCTGGCAAGCTGATTCCGGTCCGAGTTCTTATTCAGGGTCATCCGTATCTTCACCTATATCAGTTGATGGCAGACAGAATAGTGATGTCTTGAGAGCATCAGGGTCAATTGAACCCTTGAACAACGGCAGAACCCTAGGGAGGGACCAGATAAAGACCTCTTTCAACAGGAAGCTGATGAATCAGTATTTCTGCTTTGGTGCACAGCGTCTAGCCACTGAAGATTCCATCGAGTCTGCCCCGGAATATCGAGCCTACGAGCAAGCCTTAATGGTATGA
- the LOC104415708 gene encoding LOW QUALITY PROTEIN: pentatricopeptide repeat-containing protein At1g07590, mitochondrial (The sequence of the model RefSeq protein was modified relative to this genomic sequence to represent the inferred CDS: inserted 1 base in 1 codon) — MITILSAKSSKKLVKVMLALAFGPSRRCIQAIHHRAHTISSLFTQSPFSYFRFLCTEATEKFPQGSLPVKAEAECLSYRIEKLPRGQPVGCAFQSWMXDGFPIHRGEIYHAINRLRKLKMYKRALEMMEWVIRERPYRPKELEYSYLLEFTARFHGMSRGEGLFSRIPMEFQNELVYNNFVIICLEKGVVRLPLTYMKKMRELGYAISHLVFNRLIILHSSPSRRKMIPKILTQMKADKVGPHVSTYNILMKIEANEHNIEGLAKVYSEMHRKKVEPNEVSYCILAIAHAVARLYTAAEAYVESIEKSATGSNWSTLDLLLILYGYLGKAKELERTWCVVKDLPHIRSKSYMLAIEAFGRIGLLSRAEELWSEMKSAKELKSTEQYNSLISVYCKHGSINKASALFKEMVVSRCRPNAITYRHLALGCMKANLVNEALRTLDMGSRSTTSAKVRKSTPWLETTLSIVEIFAEKGDVVNAEKYFGELAQVKYSHYTFVYNTLIKAYLKAKVCDPNLLRRMILGGARPDAETYSLIKLAEQVQR; from the exons ATGATTACTATACTGTCAGCCAAAAGTAGCAAGAAACTTGTGAAAGTCATGCTAGCATTGGCTTTTGGGCCAAGCAGGCGGTGCATTCAAGCAATCCATCATCGAGCACACACTATATCTTCATTGTTCACTCAGAGTCCATTTAGTTATTTTCGCTTCCTTTGCACTGAAGCTACCGAGAAGTTTCCCCAAGGAAGCCTGCCTGtaaaagcagaagcagaatgCCTTTCCTATAGAATTGAAAAGCTGCCTAGAGGACAGCCAGTTGGGTGTGCATTCCAGAGTTGGA GGGACGGTTTCCCCATTCATAGAGGGGAAATATATCATGCTATCAATCGCTTGAGGAAGCTGAAGATGTACAAGCGCGCTCTTGAG ATGATGGAATGGGTTATTCGCGAGAGGCCATATAGGCCAAAGGAACTGGAGTACTCCTATCTGTTGGAATTCACAGCAAGATTTCATGGGATGTCAAGAGGTGAGGGTCTTTTCTCTCGAATTCCAATGGAGTTTCAGAATGAGCTGGTTTACAACAATTTTGTAATTATCTGCTTAGAGAAAGGTGTTGTAAGGCTTCCATTAACATACATGAAGAAAATGAGGGAGCTAGGTTATGCTATCTCACACTTGGTTTTCAACCGCCTCATTATCCTCCATTCCTCCCCCAGCCGCAGGAAAATGATCCCAAAGATCCTAACTCAAATGAAGGCTGATAAGGTGGGCCCACATGTGTCAACATATAACATTCTCATGAAAATAGAGGCTAATGAACATAACATCGAAGGTCTGGCGAAGGTATACAGTGAGATGCATCGAAAGAAAGTTGAGCCGAATGAGGTGTCTTACTGCATACTCGCTATTGCACATGCTGTGGCGAGGTTATACACAGCTGCTGAGGCCTATGTTGAGTCTATAGAGAAGTCTGCTACAGGAAGTAACTGGTCTACACTGGATCTCCTTCTTATATTGTATGGATATCTCGGGAAGGCTAAGGAGCTGGAAAGAACTTGGTGTGTTGTGAAAGATCTTCCCCATATTAGGTCAAAAAGTTATATGTTGGCTATTGAAGCATTTGGTAGGATTGGACTACTTTCTCGAGCTGAGGAGCTTTGGTCAGAGATGAAGTCGGCGAAAGAGTTGAAATCAACAGAGCAATACAACTCTCTCATATCCGTGTATTGCAAGCATGGGTCCATTAATAAAGCTTCTGCTCTATTCAAAGAGATGGTCGTGAGCAGGTGCAGACCAAATGCCATTACTTACCGTCATCTTGCATTAGGTTGTATGAAGGCGAATCTAGTAAACGAAGCCCTGAGGACTCTGGACATGGGTTCACGGTCAACAACAAGTGCAAAGGTCAGGAAATCCACGCCATGGTTGGAGACTACACTGTCTATAGTTGAGATATTCGCAGAGAAGGGTGATGTTGTCAATGCTGAGAAGTATTTCGGGGAGCTTGCTCAAGTGAAGTACTCCCACTATACTTTCGTGTACAACACGTTGATAAAGGCTTATCTGAAGGCCAAGGTTTGTGATCCCAACCTCCTGAGAAGAATGATCCTCGGAGGTGCAAGGCCGGATGCTGAGACGTATAGCTTGATTAAGCTTGCGGAGCAGGTCCAGAGATGA